The Pseudomonas extremaustralis genome contains a region encoding:
- a CDS encoding IclR family transcriptional regulator, protein MTEDTIKRRAKGLDRAFDILDFLKEVGQPLRPNDIASGIGSPKSTVYELVASLLERRILETVGKDGHVYLGRQLYFLGQAHLRHFDLSREADHALQEIVSQTHETAQMCLLNGRKYTVALMREGERHFRISSDIGENAPIPWTASGRLLLGHLSDQQIVDLIDPDDFILPDGERLALDTFLAQIRQASLDGFFSFDSVADTFTHCFAAPVRDAQGVSIATLCIVAPRADALKNYNDYRRVLIESANNLARRINE, encoded by the coding sequence ATGACCGAAGACACCATCAAACGCCGCGCCAAAGGCCTGGACCGTGCATTCGATATTCTCGATTTTCTCAAGGAGGTCGGCCAACCCCTGCGCCCGAATGATATTGCCAGTGGCATCGGCAGCCCCAAGTCCACGGTCTACGAGTTGGTCGCTTCCCTGCTGGAGCGCCGCATCCTGGAGACCGTGGGCAAGGACGGGCACGTCTACCTCGGCCGCCAGTTGTACTTTCTCGGCCAGGCGCACCTGCGCCACTTCGACCTCTCCCGCGAGGCCGATCATGCCCTGCAGGAAATCGTCAGCCAGACCCACGAAACCGCGCAGATGTGCCTGCTCAACGGGCGCAAATACACGGTGGCGCTGATGCGCGAAGGCGAGCGGCATTTCCGCATTTCCTCGGACATCGGCGAAAACGCACCGATTCCGTGGACCGCTTCCGGGCGCCTGTTGCTGGGGCATTTGAGCGACCAGCAGATCGTCGACCTGATCGACCCTGACGACTTCATCCTGCCGGATGGCGAGCGCCTGGCGCTGGACACCTTCCTCGCACAGATCCGCCAGGCCAGCCTCGATGGGTTCTTTTCCTTCGACAGCGTGGCCGACACCTTCACCCATTGCTTCGCCGCCCCGGTACGGGACGCGCAGGGCGTCAGCATTGCGACGTTGTGCATCGTCGCCCCACGGGCCGATGCGCTGAAAAACTACAACGACTATCGCCGGGTGTTGATCGAAAGCGCCAACAACCTGGCCCGTCGCATCAACGAATAG
- a CDS encoding amino acid deaminase, giving the protein MSAINAVEKGAAAVGAHLVRDVSLPALVLHRDALEHNIRWMQDFVRRSGAELAPHGKTSMMPALFQRQIAAGAWGITLANAVQTRAAYAGGVRRVLMANQLVGAPNMALIAELLADADFDFHCLVDHPDNVAELGLFFAARGLRLNVMIEYGVVGGRCGCRSEQDVRELAKAIKAQPALALTGIEGYEGVIHGEHAISGIRDFAASLVRLAVDLQNNGSFDLPKPIITASGSAWYDLIAESFAAQNAAGRFLSVLRPGSYVAHDHGIYKDAQCCVLERRNDLHEGLRPALEVWAHVQSLPEPGFAVIALGKRDVAYDAGLPVPLKRYRAGIVPAQGDDVTACTVTAVMDQHAFMTVAPGVELRIGDIIAFGTSHPCLTFDKWRIGCLVDEQLQVIESLPTCF; this is encoded by the coding sequence ATGTCTGCCATCAATGCCGTTGAAAAGGGCGCCGCTGCCGTCGGCGCCCACTTGGTCCGTGACGTCAGCCTGCCGGCCCTGGTGCTGCACCGCGACGCCCTGGAACACAACATTCGCTGGATGCAGGATTTTGTCCGCCGCAGCGGCGCGGAACTGGCGCCCCACGGCAAAACCAGCATGATGCCGGCGCTGTTCCAGCGCCAGATCGCCGCCGGCGCCTGGGGCATCACCCTGGCCAATGCCGTGCAGACCCGCGCCGCCTATGCCGGTGGCGTGCGCCGTGTGCTGATGGCCAACCAACTGGTGGGCGCGCCGAACATGGCGTTGATCGCCGAGTTGCTGGCCGACGCGGATTTCGACTTCCACTGCCTGGTCGACCACCCGGACAACGTCGCCGAGCTGGGCCTGTTCTTCGCCGCCCGTGGTTTGCGCCTGAACGTGATGATCGAATACGGCGTGGTCGGCGGTCGTTGCGGCTGCCGCAGCGAGCAGGACGTGCGCGAGCTGGCCAAGGCGATCAAGGCCCAGCCGGCCCTGGCCCTGACCGGTATCGAAGGCTACGAAGGCGTGATCCACGGCGAACACGCCATCAGCGGCATCCGCGACTTCGCCGCCAGCCTGGTGCGCCTGGCCGTCGACCTGCAAAACAACGGCTCGTTCGATCTGCCCAAGCCGATCATCACCGCGTCGGGTTCGGCCTGGTACGACCTGATCGCTGAATCCTTCGCCGCGCAAAACGCCGCCGGCCGTTTCCTCAGCGTATTGCGCCCCGGCAGCTACGTGGCCCATGACCATGGCATCTACAAGGACGCACAGTGCTGCGTGCTCGAGCGTCGCAACGATCTGCATGAGGGGTTGCGTCCGGCCCTGGAAGTCTGGGCCCATGTGCAATCGCTGCCGGAGCCGGGGTTTGCGGTGATCGCCCTGGGCAAGCGCGACGTCGCCTACGATGCCGGATTGCCGGTGCCGCTCAAGCGCTACCGGGCCGGGATTGTGCCGGCGCAAGGCGATGATGTCACCGCGTGCACCGTCACCGCCGTGATGGACCAGCACGCGTTCATGACCGTCGCGCCCGGCGTCGAGTTGCGCATCGGCGACATCATTGCCTTCGGCACATCGCACCCTTGCCTGACCTTCGACAAGTGGCGGATCGGTTGCCTGGTGGACGAGCAGTTGCAGGTGATCGAGTCGCTGCCTACCTGCTTCTAG
- a CDS encoding sugar kinase yields MNTKPRIALIGECMIELQHRADGSLQQSFGGDTLNAAVYLRRELGDVGTVDYVTALGDDSFSDAMCQQWRAEGLGLGMVQRLPGRLPGLYCIQTDANGERKFLYWRNEAAVRDCFTTPAAVPILAALAGYDVVYFSGITLAVLGEMGRERLLHALIETRRRGGTVVFDNNYRPRLWASLDVARAAYHQVLAEVDMALLTEDDECALFGYTDSEQVFAAYPAIAEVVLKRGADACLIRCDGERFAVPALKVETVVDTTAAGDSFSAAYLAARLKGASPQEAAKAGHRLASRVIQVPGALIPRG; encoded by the coding sequence ATGAACACCAAACCCCGCATCGCCCTCATCGGCGAATGCATGATCGAACTGCAACACCGCGCCGACGGCAGCCTGCAACAAAGCTTCGGCGGCGACACCTTGAACGCGGCGGTGTACCTGCGCCGCGAATTGGGCGATGTCGGTACGGTCGACTATGTCACGGCCCTGGGCGATGACAGCTTCAGCGATGCCATGTGCCAACAGTGGCGCGCCGAGGGCCTGGGGCTGGGCATGGTCCAGCGCCTGCCCGGACGTTTGCCTGGCCTGTATTGCATCCAGACCGACGCCAACGGCGAACGCAAATTCCTCTACTGGCGCAACGAAGCCGCGGTGCGCGACTGCTTCACCACGCCGGCGGCGGTGCCGATCCTGGCGGCGCTGGCGGGTTACGACGTGGTGTATTTCAGCGGCATTACCCTGGCGGTGCTGGGGGAAATGGGCCGCGAGCGCTTACTGCACGCCCTGATCGAAACCCGTCGACGCGGCGGCACAGTGGTGTTCGACAACAACTACCGTCCGCGCCTGTGGGCCAGTCTGGATGTGGCGCGCGCGGCCTATCACCAGGTGTTGGCCGAGGTGGATATGGCCTTGCTGACCGAGGACGACGAGTGCGCGTTGTTTGGTTATACCGACAGCGAGCAGGTGTTCGCCGCGTACCCGGCGATTGCCGAGGTGGTGCTCAAGCGCGGCGCGGATGCCTGTCTGATCCGCTGCGACGGCGAACGCTTTGCCGTGCCGGCGCTGAAGGTCGAGACGGTGGTGGACACCACGGCGGCGGGGGATTCGTTCAGTGCGGCGTACCTGGCCGCTCGGCTCAAAGGCGCTTCGCCGCAGGAGGCTGCGAAGGCTGGGCATCGGTTGGCCAGTCGGGTGATTCAGGTGCCGGGGGCGTTGATTCCTCGAGGGTGA
- a CDS encoding peptidylprolyl isomerase, which yields MKAQARHILVKTSEEAEQLKQRIAKGEAFDVLAKKYSTCPSGKRGGDLGEVRPGQMVGVIDAVIFKKPVKVVHGPIKSKFGYHLVQVFYRD from the coding sequence ATGAAAGCCCAAGCCCGCCATATCCTGGTGAAAACCAGCGAAGAAGCCGAACAACTCAAGCAGCGCATCGCCAAGGGCGAAGCCTTCGATGTGCTCGCCAAGAAATACTCCACCTGCCCGTCGGGCAAGCGTGGGGGCGATCTGGGTGAAGTGCGGCCTGGGCAGATGGTGGGGGTGATCGACGCGGTGATCTTCAAGAAGCCGGTGAAAGTGGTTCACGGGCCGATCAAGAGCAAGTTCGGGTATCACTTGGTGCAGGTGTTTTATCGCGATTGA
- a CDS encoding PAS domain-containing protein, with the protein MNGTSTGSEAAALIARLDWAQSPLGEANDWPQSLRTAVDIVVNSPMPMLLLWGRELIQLYNDGFARLAGNKHPGALGQPAHATWPELESFTAPVYDAVLGGQVRTFTEQPFVLQRNNRDTEIWLDLTYSPIRDEGGQVAGILVTAIETNERRSKTQELQQRSEDSLKAQHNSEQRLQLALAATDAVGTWDWNIGEDRFIADAHFAALHGVDPSDAGRLPISDYLNGVHPEDRGMVARSIKHCITHGSEYAEEYRLQHADGQVRWVFARGRCYNDQHGRPTRFLGAALDLTERKNTEQALRHLNENLEERVAQRTQALAEANLRLQNEMFERERAEDALRHAQKMEAVGQLTGGIAHDFNNMLTGIIGSLDLMQRYIAAGRSEEIGRFTDAAVSSAHRAAALTHRLLAFSRRQSLDRRPLDPNQLVVSLEDLFRRTKGAHIELKVQLGRDIWPVNTDASQLENALLNLVINARDAMPDGGQLLIETANSYLDGTDITTLEPVKAGDYVMLGVRDNGSGMAPKILAKAFDPFFTTKPIGQGTGLGLSMIYGFAQQSGGHVTIQSEPGQGTCVRLYLPRLHGTALQSHAPSHLGEAPMAMAGEAVVVVEDDPAVRMLVVNVLDELGYTAHQAADARTALPLLESDLRVDLLVTDVGLPGMNGRQLAEIARQYRPGLKVLFMTGYAQKAAERQGFLEDGMDMVAKPFSIDLLATKIRSMISV; encoded by the coding sequence ATGAATGGAACATCCACCGGTAGCGAAGCCGCTGCATTGATTGCGCGGCTGGACTGGGCACAAAGCCCGCTCGGTGAGGCCAATGACTGGCCGCAAAGCTTGCGCACAGCCGTAGATATCGTCGTCAACTCGCCGATGCCGATGCTGTTGCTGTGGGGCCGCGAACTCATCCAACTCTACAACGACGGCTTCGCCCGACTGGCAGGCAACAAGCACCCCGGCGCACTGGGCCAGCCGGCGCATGCCACCTGGCCGGAGCTGGAAAGCTTTACCGCGCCGGTCTATGACGCCGTCCTCGGCGGCCAGGTGCGCACCTTCACCGAGCAGCCCTTCGTGCTGCAGCGCAATAACCGCGACACCGAGATCTGGCTCGACCTCACCTACAGCCCGATCCGCGACGAGGGCGGCCAGGTGGCCGGCATTCTGGTCACCGCCATCGAAACCAACGAACGCCGCAGCAAAACCCAGGAACTGCAACAGCGTTCCGAAGACAGCCTCAAGGCCCAGCACAATTCCGAACAACGCCTGCAACTGGCCCTGGCCGCCACCGACGCGGTGGGCACCTGGGATTGGAACATCGGCGAAGATCGCTTTATCGCCGACGCCCACTTCGCCGCCCTGCACGGCGTCGATCCCAGTGACGCCGGGCGCCTGCCCATCAGCGACTACCTGAACGGCGTGCACCCCGAAGACCGGGGCATGGTGGCGCGCAGCATCAAGCACTGCATCACCCACGGCAGCGAATACGCCGAGGAATATCGCCTGCAGCACGCCGACGGCCAGGTGCGCTGGGTCTTCGCCCGTGGCCGCTGCTACAACGATCAGCACGGCCGCCCGACGCGCTTCCTGGGCGCGGCGCTGGATCTGACCGAACGCAAGAACACCGAACAGGCCCTGCGCCACCTCAATGAGAACCTCGAAGAGCGAGTAGCCCAGCGCACCCAGGCGCTGGCCGAGGCCAACCTGCGCCTGCAAAACGAGATGTTCGAACGCGAGCGCGCCGAGGACGCCCTGCGTCATGCACAGAAGATGGAAGCGGTGGGCCAGTTGACCGGCGGCATCGCCCATGACTTCAACAATATGCTCACCGGCATCATCGGCAGCCTGGACCTGATGCAGCGCTACATCGCCGCCGGGCGCAGCGAGGAGATCGGCCGCTTTACCGACGCCGCTGTGTCCTCCGCCCATCGCGCGGCCGCCCTCACCCATCGCCTGCTGGCGTTCTCACGGCGCCAGTCGCTGGACCGCCGCCCGCTGGACCCCAATCAACTGGTGGTGTCCCTGGAGGACCTGTTCCGGCGCACCAAAGGCGCGCACATCGAGCTCAAGGTCCAACTGGGCCGCGACATCTGGCCGGTGAACACCGACGCCAGCCAACTGGAGAACGCCCTGCTCAACCTGGTGATCAATGCCCGCGACGCCATGCCCGACGGCGGCCAACTGCTGATCGAAACCGCCAACAGCTACCTCGATGGCACCGACATCACCACCCTCGAACCGGTCAAGGCCGGCGACTACGTGATGCTGGGCGTGCGCGACAACGGCAGCGGCATGGCGCCGAAGATTCTGGCCAAGGCCTTCGACCCGTTCTTCACCACCAAACCCATCGGCCAGGGCACCGGCCTGGGGTTGTCGATGATCTACGGGTTTGCCCAGCAATCCGGCGGGCATGTGACCATTCAAAGCGAACCGGGCCAGGGCACCTGCGTGCGCCTGTACCTGCCGCGCCTGCACGGCACCGCGCTGCAAAGCCACGCCCCGTCCCATCTGGGCGAAGCGCCCATGGCAATGGCCGGCGAGGCGGTGGTGGTGGTCGAGGACGACCCGGCGGTGCGCATGCTGGTGGTCAATGTCCTCGACGAACTCGGCTATACCGCCCACCAGGCCGCCGATGCTCGCACGGCGCTGCCGCTGCTGGAATCGGACCTGCGCGTGGACTTGCTGGTCACCGACGTCGGCCTGCCCGGTATGAACGGCCGGCAACTGGCGGAAATCGCCCGCCAGTACCGCCCGGGCCTCAAGGTGCTGTTCATGACCGGTTATGCGCAGAAAGCCGCCGAGCGCCAGGGCTTCCTGGAGGACGGCATGGACATGGTGGCCAAGCCGTTTTCCATCGACCTGCTGGCCACCAAAATCCGCAGCATGATCAGCGTTTAA
- a CDS encoding acetoacetate--CoA ligase — MSEILWQPSPERIRATRMDRFRRFINDRHGVQLNDYPALHQWSIDQRGDFWQAIVAFFDVQFRSPPTTALIEGAEMPSAQWFPGATLNFAEHLLRRRDDHPAVVAIAEDGQREQLTYAELAAHVAGLQNSLRAAGVGVGDRVAACMPNTWQTLVGMLATTSLGAIWSCSSPDFGTQGVIDRFGQIEPKVLITCAGYRYAGKDIDQSAKLNEILERLPSLQQLIIVPYTRPQARIDDYRTQARVALWNDFYTPGGAPDFVAVPFDHPLYILYSSGTTGVPKCIVHGTGGVLLTHLKEHGLHADLSDKDCLFYYTTCGWMMWNWLVSVLALGATAVLYDGSPFHPGPERLIDLIDAERINVFGTSPKYLATLEKAGLQPRLSHDLGSLKGLISTGSPLSPQSYDYVYREIKGELCLSSMSGGTDIVSCFVIGNPVLPVRRGEMQCKSLAMAIEVWDDQGHPLVGEKGELVCTRHFPAMPIGLWNDADQAKLRASYFSQFPGVWAQGDYAEQRPNGSLLIHGRSDAVLNPGGVRIGTAEIYRQVEKVPQVLESLAIGQRWQDDVRVVLFVRLEDGITLDDALEHQIRQVIRANTTPRHVPAKILAVSDIPRTISGKIVELAVRNVVHGEPVKNTDALANPQALAQFRDRPELAER; from the coding sequence ATGTCCGAGATTCTCTGGCAACCCTCCCCCGAACGCATCCGCGCGACACGGATGGACCGGTTCCGGCGCTTTATCAATGATCGCCACGGCGTGCAACTGAACGACTACCCGGCCCTGCACCAGTGGAGCATCGACCAGCGTGGCGACTTCTGGCAGGCGATTGTGGCGTTCTTCGACGTGCAGTTTCGCAGCCCGCCCACCACCGCGTTGATCGAAGGCGCCGAGATGCCCAGCGCCCAGTGGTTTCCCGGCGCGACCCTGAACTTCGCTGAACACCTGTTGCGCCGTCGCGACGACCACCCCGCCGTGGTCGCCATCGCGGAAGACGGCCAGCGCGAACAACTGACCTATGCCGAACTCGCCGCCCATGTCGCCGGCCTGCAAAACAGCCTGCGGGCCGCGGGTGTAGGGGTGGGCGACCGGGTCGCCGCATGCATGCCCAACACTTGGCAGACCCTGGTGGGCATGCTGGCCACCACCAGCCTGGGCGCAATCTGGTCATGTTCCTCGCCGGACTTCGGCACCCAGGGCGTGATCGACCGTTTCGGCCAGATCGAACCCAAGGTGCTAATCACCTGCGCCGGCTATCGCTATGCCGGCAAGGACATCGACCAGAGCGCCAAACTGAATGAAATCCTCGAACGCCTGCCGTCCCTGCAACAGCTGATCATCGTGCCGTATACCCGGCCCCAGGCGCGCATCGACGACTACCGCACCCAGGCCCGCGTCGCGTTGTGGAACGATTTTTACACCCCCGGCGGCGCACCGGACTTCGTCGCTGTGCCGTTCGACCATCCGCTGTACATCCTCTATTCCAGCGGCACCACCGGCGTGCCCAAATGCATTGTCCACGGCACTGGCGGCGTGCTGCTCACCCACCTCAAGGAGCACGGCCTGCACGCCGATCTGTCCGACAAGGACTGCCTGTTCTACTACACCACCTGCGGCTGGATGATGTGGAACTGGCTGGTGTCGGTGCTGGCTCTCGGCGCCACAGCGGTGCTGTATGACGGTTCGCCGTTTCATCCCGGGCCGGAGCGCTTGATCGACCTGATCGACGCGGAGCGGATCAACGTGTTCGGCACCAGCCCCAAGTACCTCGCCACCCTGGAAAAGGCCGGGCTGCAACCGCGCCTGAGCCATGACCTGGGCAGCCTCAAGGGCCTGATTTCCACGGGATCGCCGCTGTCGCCCCAGAGCTACGATTACGTGTACCGCGAGATCAAGGGCGAACTGTGCCTGTCGTCGATGTCCGGCGGCACTGACATCGTCTCCTGCTTTGTGATCGGCAACCCGGTGTTGCCGGTGCGTCGCGGTGAAATGCAGTGCAAGAGCCTGGCGATGGCCATCGAGGTGTGGGACGACCAGGGTCACCCGTTGGTCGGGGAAAAAGGCGAACTGGTGTGCACCCGGCACTTCCCGGCCATGCCCATCGGTTTGTGGAACGACGCAGACCAGGCCAAGCTGCGCGCCTCGTATTTCAGCCAGTTCCCCGGCGTGTGGGCCCAGGGCGACTACGCCGAACAGCGGCCCAACGGCAGCCTGTTGATTCACGGGCGCTCCGATGCGGTACTCAACCCCGGCGGTGTGCGCATCGGCACCGCCGAGATTTATCGCCAGGTGGAGAAAGTCCCCCAGGTCCTGGAAAGCCTTGCCATCGGCCAGCGCTGGCAGGACGACGTGCGCGTGGTGCTGTTCGTGCGGCTGGAGGACGGCATCACGCTGGACGATGCCCTGGAACACCAGATCCGCCAGGTGATCCGCGCCAACACCACGCCACGCCATGTGCCGGCGAAGATCCTCGCCGTGAGCGATATCCCGCGCACCATCAGCGGCAAGATCGTCGAACTGGCCGTGCGCAATGTGGTCCATGGCGAACCGGTGAAAAACACCGACGCGCTGGCAAACCCGCAGGCCCTGGCGCAATTTCGCGATCGACCTGAGCTTGCCGAGAGGTGA
- a CDS encoding 3-hydroxybutyrate dehydrogenase, whose translation MTNLNGKTALVTGSTSGIGLGIALSLAKAGANLILNGFGDASAVIAQVQAFGGKVGHHPADVSDPAQIADMFAYAEREFGGVDILVNNAGIQHVAAVEEFPVERWDAIIAINLSSVFHSTRLSLPRMKAKGWGRIVNIASVHGLVGSVGKAAYVAAKHGVIGLTKVVGLETATSNVTCNAICPGWVLTPLVQKQIDDRAANGVDPQQAQHDLLAEKQPSLEFVTPPQLGELVLFLCSEAGAQVRGAAWNIDGGWLAQ comes from the coding sequence ATGACGAACTTGAATGGCAAGACCGCCCTGGTCACCGGCTCCACCAGCGGCATCGGCCTGGGGATAGCGCTGAGCCTGGCAAAAGCCGGCGCCAACCTGATCCTCAACGGCTTTGGCGACGCCAGCGCGGTGATCGCCCAAGTGCAGGCGTTCGGCGGCAAGGTCGGGCATCACCCGGCGGACGTCAGCGACCCGGCGCAGATCGCCGACATGTTCGCCTATGCCGAGCGCGAGTTCGGCGGCGTGGACATTCTGGTGAACAACGCCGGCATCCAGCATGTGGCGGCGGTGGAAGAGTTCCCGGTGGAGCGCTGGGACGCGATCATCGCGATCAACCTGTCCTCGGTGTTCCACAGCACGCGCCTGAGCTTGCCGCGCATGAAGGCCAAGGGCTGGGGACGCATCGTCAATATCGCCTCGGTGCACGGCCTGGTCGGTTCGGTGGGCAAGGCGGCGTATGTGGCGGCCAAGCATGGCGTGATCGGCTTGACTAAGGTGGTGGGCCTGGAGACCGCCACCAGCAACGTGACCTGCAACGCGATCTGCCCCGGCTGGGTGCTGACGCCGCTGGTGCAGAAGCAGATCGACGATCGCGCGGCCAACGGCGTCGACCCGCAGCAGGCACAACATGATCTACTGGCGGAAAAGCAACCGTCGCTGGAGTTCGTCACACCGCCGCAACTGGGCGAGCTGGTGCTGTTTTTATGCAGCGAAGCCGGCGCCCAAGTGCGCGGCGCGGCATGGAACATCGACGGCGGCTGGCTGGCCCAATAA
- a CDS encoding GntP family permease yields the protein MSVIIALAALALLMLAAYRGYSVILFAPIAALGAVLLTDPSAVAPAFTGVFMEKMVGFIKLYFPVFLLGAVFGKLIELSGFSRSIVAAAIRLLGTRQAMLVIVLVCALLTYGGVSLFVVVFAVYPFAAEMFRQSDIPKRLIPATIALGAFSFTMDALPGTPQIQNIIPSTFFNTTAWAAPWLGLIGTLFVFCTGMLYLARQRNKAQRAGEGYGTELRNEPETAENLTLPNPWIALSPLILVGVMNLLFTHWIPQWYGKTHSLSLPGMSAPVTTDIAKLTAIWAVQAALLVGIIMVLVFGWSAIKSKLAEGSKSAVSGALLAAMNTASEYGFGAVIASLPGFLVLADWLKGIPNPLVNEAITVTLLAGITGSASGGMSIALAAMSESFIAAAHAANIPLEVLHRVAAMASGGMDTLPHNGAVITLLAVTGLTHREAYKDIFGITIIKTLAVFVVIGTFYATGIV from the coding sequence ATGAGTGTGATCATTGCCCTGGCAGCCCTCGCGCTGCTGATGCTGGCTGCCTACCGTGGCTATAGCGTTATCCTGTTTGCCCCCATCGCCGCCCTCGGCGCTGTGCTGCTCACCGATCCTTCTGCGGTCGCCCCTGCGTTTACCGGGGTGTTCATGGAGAAAATGGTCGGTTTCATCAAGCTGTATTTCCCAGTGTTCTTGCTCGGTGCAGTGTTCGGCAAGCTGATCGAGCTGTCGGGCTTTTCGCGCTCGATCGTGGCGGCGGCGATCCGCCTGCTCGGCACGCGCCAGGCGATGCTGGTGATTGTGCTGGTGTGCGCCCTGCTCACCTACGGCGGCGTATCGCTGTTCGTGGTGGTGTTCGCGGTGTACCCGTTCGCGGCGGAGATGTTCCGCCAGAGCGATATCCCCAAGCGCCTGATCCCGGCGACCATCGCCCTCGGTGCGTTCTCGTTCACCATGGACGCCCTGCCCGGCACGCCGCAGATCCAGAACATCATCCCCAGCACGTTCTTCAACACCACCGCCTGGGCCGCGCCGTGGCTGGGGCTGATAGGCACGCTCTTCGTGTTCTGCACCGGCATGCTTTACCTGGCGCGCCAGCGCAACAAGGCGCAACGGGCCGGTGAAGGCTACGGCACCGAGCTGCGCAACGAGCCGGAAACCGCCGAGAACCTGACCTTGCCCAACCCCTGGATCGCGCTGTCGCCGCTGATTCTGGTGGGGGTGATGAACCTGTTGTTCACCCACTGGATTCCACAGTGGTACGGCAAGACCCACAGCCTCAGCCTGCCGGGCATGAGCGCGCCGGTGACCACCGACATCGCCAAGCTCACCGCGATCTGGGCGGTGCAGGCGGCGTTGCTGGTGGGCATCATCATGGTGCTGGTGTTCGGCTGGTCGGCGATCAAAAGCAAGCTCGCCGAAGGCAGTAAAAGTGCGGTCAGCGGTGCGCTGCTGGCGGCGATGAACACCGCATCGGAATACGGCTTCGGTGCGGTGATCGCCTCGCTGCCAGGCTTTTTGGTGCTAGCGGACTGGCTCAAGGGCATCCCCAACCCACTGGTCAACGAAGCGATCACCGTGACCCTGCTGGCGGGCATCACCGGCTCGGCGTCCGGCGGCATGAGCATCGCCCTGGCGGCGATGTCCGAGAGTTTCATTGCAGCGGCCCATGCGGCCAATATCCCCCTTGAAGTGCTGCACCGGGTCGCGGCCATGGCCAGCGGCGGCATGGACACCCTGCCCCATAACGGCGCGGTGATCACCCTGCTGGCGGTCACCGGGCTGACCCACCGCGAAGCCTACAAGGACATTTTCGGCATCACGATCATCAAGACCCTCGCGGTGTTCGTGGTGATCGGTACTTTCTACGCCACTGGCATTGTGTGA